One window of the Streptomyces sp. TS71-3 genome contains the following:
- a CDS encoding ribonuclease Z: MSVRELVVLGTASQVPTRARNHNGYVLLWDGEGILFDPGEGTQRQMLRAGVAAHDLNRICVTHFHGDHSLGLAGVIQRINLDRVPHEITAHYPGSGKRFFDRLRYATAYRETVPLTEVPVSGGGAVLADTPAYRLEARRLAHPVESFGYRLVEPDGHRMLPDRLAAHGIAGPDIGLLQRTGELRGVTLDQVSEVRRGQRFAFVMDTRLCDAVPALADGCDLLVIESTFLDEDSSLAEEYGHLTAAQAARTARDAGVHHLVLTHFSQRYTDPTAFATEAREAGFEGELTVASDLVRVTLPKRRQ, translated from the coding sequence GTGTCCGTACGTGAACTGGTGGTGCTCGGCACCGCGAGCCAGGTGCCCACCCGGGCGCGCAACCACAACGGTTACGTGCTGCTCTGGGACGGCGAGGGCATCCTGTTCGACCCCGGCGAGGGCACCCAGCGGCAGATGCTGCGCGCCGGGGTCGCCGCGCACGACCTGAACCGGATCTGCGTCACCCACTTCCACGGCGACCACTCGCTGGGCCTCGCCGGGGTCATCCAGCGCATCAACCTGGACCGGGTGCCGCACGAGATCACCGCCCACTATCCGGGCAGCGGCAAGCGGTTCTTCGACCGGCTGCGGTACGCGACGGCCTACCGCGAGACGGTCCCGCTCACCGAGGTCCCGGTGTCCGGCGGCGGCGCCGTCCTCGCGGACACGCCCGCCTACCGCCTGGAGGCACGCCGCCTGGCCCACCCGGTGGAGTCCTTCGGCTACCGCCTGGTGGAGCCCGACGGCCACCGCATGCTGCCCGACCGGCTGGCCGCCCACGGCATCGCGGGCCCCGACATCGGCCTCCTCCAGCGCACCGGCGAACTGCGCGGCGTCACGCTGGACCAGGTCAGCGAGGTCCGCCGCGGCCAGCGCTTCGCGTTCGTCATGGACACCCGCCTCTGCGACGCGGTGCCCGCCCTGGCCGACGGCTGCGACCTGCTCGTCATCGAGTCCACCTTCCTCGACGAGGACAGCTCGCTCGCCGAGGAGTACGGCCACCTCACCGCGGCCCAGGCGGCCCGCACGGCCCGCGACGCGGGCGTCCACCACCTGGTCCTCACCCACTTCAGCCAGCGCTACACGGACCCCACGGCCTTCGCCACCGAGGCGAGGGAGGCGGGCTTCGAGGGCGAACTGACGGTGGCCTCGGACCTGGTGAGGGTCACCCTGCCGAAACGGCGGCAGTGA
- a CDS encoding IclR family transcriptional regulator, which translates to MRERDDARRGDRAGGGAAGSAGGPAEGAAAQGGGGVREVKSAARTVELLEVLAARADRPARLQELAEGLGVPRSSMYALLQTLIQRGWVRTDVTGSLYGIGIHALLTGTGYLDSDPRVRAVRPFLDEASDAVGETIHLGRLDGMDVAYLATRESHEYLRTISRVGRRLPAHVGALGKALLAQRPDEELPPGPYERFTPNTLTDRVALAADLAEVRRRGYAVDREEGVAGIVGYGFALRYERPAVDAISCSVPVARVTASHEGRIVSVMRGIRERIESAVPDGGSRVQWR; encoded by the coding sequence ATGCGGGAGAGAGACGACGCGAGGCGCGGCGACCGGGCGGGGGGCGGCGCGGCGGGCTCCGCGGGCGGGCCGGCCGAGGGCGCGGCCGCACAGGGCGGCGGCGGGGTGCGCGAGGTGAAGTCCGCCGCGCGCACCGTCGAGTTGCTGGAGGTGCTCGCGGCCCGCGCCGACCGGCCGGCGCGGCTCCAGGAACTGGCCGAGGGGCTCGGGGTGCCGCGCAGCTCCATGTACGCGCTGCTGCAGACGCTGATCCAACGGGGCTGGGTGCGCACCGACGTGACCGGGTCGCTGTACGGCATCGGCATCCACGCGCTCCTCACCGGCACCGGCTACCTGGACTCCGACCCCCGGGTGCGGGCGGTGCGGCCGTTCCTCGACGAGGCGTCGGACGCGGTCGGCGAGACCATCCACCTCGGGCGTCTCGACGGCATGGACGTGGCGTACCTCGCGACCCGGGAGTCGCACGAATACCTGCGGACGATCAGCCGGGTGGGGCGGCGGCTGCCCGCGCACGTGGGCGCGCTGGGCAAGGCGCTGCTGGCCCAGCGGCCGGACGAGGAGCTGCCGCCCGGGCCGTACGAGCGGTTCACCCCCAACACGCTCACCGACCGGGTCGCGCTGGCGGCCGACCTCGCGGAGGTCCGGCGGCGGGGGTACGCGGTGGACCGGGAGGAGGGGGTGGCCGGGATCGTGGGGTACGGGTTCGCGCTGCGGTACGAGCGGCCGGCGGTGGACGCGATCAGTTGCTCCGTGCCGGTTGCGCGGGTCACGGCCTCGCATGAGGGGCGGATCGTGTCCGTGATGCGGGGGATCCGCGAGCGGATCGAATCTGCGGTGCCGGATGGGGGGAGCCGGGTTCAGTGGCGGTGA
- a CDS encoding histidine triad nucleotide-binding protein, whose amino-acid sequence MAGEPQADCLFCKIVAGEVPATVVRETETTVAFRDINPQAPTHVLVIPRVHYPDAASLAAAEPAIAADMMRETAEIAAGEKVDATGYRVVFNTGAGAGQTVFHAHAHVLGGRGLQWPPG is encoded by the coding sequence GTGGCCGGAGAGCCGCAGGCCGACTGCCTGTTCTGCAAGATCGTCGCGGGGGAGGTGCCGGCGACGGTGGTCCGCGAGACCGAGACGACCGTCGCGTTCCGGGACATCAACCCCCAGGCTCCCACCCATGTCCTGGTCATCCCCCGGGTGCACTACCCCGACGCGGCCTCACTCGCCGCGGCGGAGCCCGCCATCGCCGCCGACATGATGCGGGAGACCGCCGAGATCGCCGCGGGGGAGAAGGTGGACGCCACCGGGTACCGCGTGGTGTTCAACACCGGTGCCGGCGCCGGCCAGACCGTCTTCCACGCCCACGCGCACGTGCTGGGCGGCCGCGGCCTCCAGTGGCCGCCCGGCTAG
- a CDS encoding glucarate dehydratase family protein, whose translation MSRDLTIAEVRLTPILVADPPLLNTQGVHQPYTPRLIIEVVTAEGVSGFGETYGDAKYLELARPFAERLTGRQVSGLNGLLGAVDEVAVDQARVSEAVDVGGLRGVQTADKLRLSVASGFEVACLDALGKALGVPVHALLGGKVRDTVEYSAYLFYKYGAHPEGVASEPDDWGEALDPAGVVEQARRFTERYGFGSFKLKGGVFPPDEEVAAVQALAEAFPGRPLRLDPNGAWSVPTSLKVAEELAGVLEYLEDPTLGTSNMAEVAARTDVPLATNMCVTTFAEIPEAFTKDAVQVVLSDHHYWGGLRNTQQLAAICRTFGVGISMHSNTHLGISLAAMTHVAATVPGLHHACDSHYPWQSEDVLTERLTFDGGGVTVSDAPGLGVEVDRDRLAFLHRRWLDDDGSMRDRDDAAAMRVTQPGWTTPAVPRW comes from the coding sequence GTGAGCCGTGACCTGACCATCGCCGAGGTGCGTCTGACGCCGATCCTCGTCGCCGACCCGCCGCTGCTGAACACGCAGGGCGTGCACCAGCCGTACACCCCCCGGCTGATCATCGAGGTGGTCACCGCCGAGGGCGTATCCGGCTTCGGCGAGACGTACGGCGACGCCAAGTACCTGGAGCTGGCCAGGCCGTTCGCCGAGCGGCTCACCGGGCGGCAGGTGAGCGGTCTGAATGGGCTCCTCGGCGCCGTCGACGAGGTCGCGGTCGACCAGGCGCGCGTGAGCGAGGCGGTGGACGTGGGCGGGCTGCGCGGGGTGCAGACGGCCGACAAGCTGCGGCTGTCCGTCGCCTCCGGTTTCGAGGTGGCCTGCCTGGACGCGCTCGGCAAGGCGCTCGGGGTGCCCGTGCACGCCCTGCTCGGCGGCAAGGTCCGCGACACCGTCGAGTACAGCGCCTACCTCTTCTACAAGTACGGCGCCCACCCCGAGGGCGTCGCGAGCGAGCCCGACGACTGGGGCGAGGCGCTGGACCCGGCCGGGGTCGTCGAGCAGGCCCGCAGGTTCACGGAGCGGTACGGCTTCGGCTCGTTCAAGCTGAAGGGCGGGGTGTTCCCGCCGGACGAGGAGGTGGCCGCCGTCCAGGCGCTCGCCGAGGCGTTCCCGGGCCGCCCGCTGCGGCTCGACCCCAACGGCGCCTGGTCCGTGCCCACCTCGCTGAAGGTCGCCGAGGAGCTGGCCGGTGTCCTGGAGTACCTGGAGGACCCCACCCTCGGCACGTCGAACATGGCCGAGGTGGCGGCACGGACGGACGTACCGCTGGCCACCAACATGTGCGTGACGACCTTCGCGGAGATCCCGGAGGCCTTCACCAAGGACGCCGTCCAGGTCGTGCTCTCCGACCACCACTACTGGGGCGGGCTGCGCAACACCCAGCAGCTCGCCGCCATCTGCCGCACCTTCGGCGTCGGCATATCCATGCACTCCAACACCCACCTCGGCATCAGCCTGGCCGCCATGACCCATGTCGCGGCCACCGTGCCGGGCCTGCACCACGCCTGCGACTCCCACTACCCCTGGCAGTCCGAGGACGTGCTCACCGAACGCCTCACCTTCGACGGCGGCGGCGTCACCGTCTCCGACGCGCCCGGCCTGGGCGTCGAGGTCGACCGCGACCGGCTGGCGTTCCTGCACCGGCGCTGGCTCGACGACGACGGATCGATGCGCGACCGCGACGACGCGGCCGCCATGCGCGTCACCCAGCCGGGGTGGACCACTCCGGCCGTGCCGCGCTGGTAG